In one Lolium rigidum isolate FL_2022 chromosome 3, APGP_CSIRO_Lrig_0.1, whole genome shotgun sequence genomic region, the following are encoded:
- the LOC124696721 gene encoding zealexin A1 synthase-like has protein sequence MEQLTSMRILLALFLPLLLILRARKRLSSSSNAVRLPPGPWQLPVIGSLHHLLHSPLPYRAMADLARRLDSPLMTLRLGEVPVVVASSPDAARELMKTHDVNFATRPWSPTMRVLLADGEGLVFAPYGPLWRQLRRISILELLSARRVQSFRRVREEEVGRLVAAVAAVTPGEAVNVSRRIAETIMDMTMRSIMGDRFEKRDEFMQVFAEGVKFTSGFNLGDLFPSSRLASFLSGNARRAEANHRKNGELVDSVFRQHAEKRAAAADGAVDEEDLVDVLMRIQKEGSLEVPVTTGIIRAFILDLFASRGETTANALQWAMSELMRNPEAMQKAQTELRDSLQGKTTVTEDDLANMKYLKPVIMETLRLHPVVPLLLPRECRETCKVMGYDVPKGTTVFVNVWAICRDPKYWVDPEEFKPERFESGTVDFKGADFEFLPFGAGRRMCPGVAFAVAGIELALASLLYHFRWELPAGVSPRELDMTEKMGITVGRKNDVYLHPFVYVPSPVVL, from the exons ATGGAGCAACTCACGAGCATGCGCATCCTCCTGGCTCTTTTCCTGCCTCTCCTCTTGATACTGAGGGCGAGGAAGCgcctcagcagcagcagcaatgccgTGAGGCTGCCACCCGGGCCGTGGCAGCTTCCGGTCATTGGGAGCCTCCACCACCTACTGCATAGCCCGCTGCCGTACCGCGCCATGGCGGACCTCGCGCGCCGGCTCGACTCGCCGCTCATGACCCTCAGGCTCGGCGAGGTCCCCGTTGTGGTCGCGTCGTCCCCCGACGCCGCCCGCGAGCTCATGAAGACGCACGACGTCAACTTCGCGACGCGGCCCTGGAGCCCCACGATGCGCGTCCTGTTGGCTGACGGTGAGGGGCTCGTGTTCGCGCCGTACGGGCCCCTGTGGCGGCAGCTCCGCAGGATCAGCATCCTGGAGCTGCTCAGCGCGCGCCGCGTCCAGTCGTTCCGCCGCGtccgggaggaggaggtcggccgcctggtcgccgccgtcgccgcagtCACGCCGGGCGAGGCGGTGAACGTCAGCCGGAGGATCGCCGAGACCATCATGGACATGACGATGCGGAGCATCATGGGCGACCGTTTCGAGAAGCGTGACGAGTTCATGCAGGTGTTCGCCGAGGGGGTGAAGTTCACCTCCGGGTTTAACCTCGGCGACCTGTTCCCGTCGTCGAGGCTCGCGAGCTTCCTCAGCGGTAACGCGCGCCGGGCGGAGGCTAACCACCGCAAGAACGGTGAGCTGGTTGACAGCGTCTTCAGGCAGCACGCGGAGAAGAGGGCTGCGGCGGCTGATGGCGCCGTGGACGAGGAGGACCTTGTGGACGTGCTCATGAGGATACAGAAGGAAGGCAGTCTCGAGGTGCCGGTGACTACTGGAATCATCAGGGCCTTTATTCTT GACCTTTTTGCCTCGAGGGGTGAAACAACGGCGAACGCGCTCCAGTGGGCCATGTCGGAGCTCATGAGGAATCCAGAAGCAATGCAGAAGGCACAAACCGAGCTGCGTGATAGTCTCCAAGGAAAAACGACGGTGACAGAAGATGACCTAGCCAACATGAAGTACCTGAAGCCGGTCATCATGGAGACCCTGAGGCTGCACCCTGTGGTGCCACTACTCCTGCCGCGGGAGTGCCGGGAGACCTGCAAAGTGATGGGGTACGACGTGCCCAAGGGCACCACCGTGTTCGTGAATGTGTGGGCAATCTGCAGGGACCCAAAGTATTGGGTCGACCCTGAAGAGTTCAAACCGGAGCGGTTTGAGAGTGGCACGGTGGATTTCAAGGGCGCGGATTTTGAGTTCTTACCATTTGGGGCGGGGCGACGGATGTGTCCTGGAGTGGCGTTTGCGGTGGCAGGTATAGAGCTCGCACTTGCCTCGCTGCTCTACCACTTCCGCTGGGAGCTCCCTGCAGGGGTCTCACCAAGGGAGCTAGATATGACGGAGAAGATGGGCATCACAGTGGGCAGGAAGAATGATGTTTATCTCCACCCGTTCGTTTACGTGCCCTCGCCGGTTGTTCTGTAG
- the LOC124696719 gene encoding premnaspirodiene oxygenase-like has protein sequence MEQQAHYLYLFLALVVPLLVLKLLRKRGGGDDGVRLPPGPWQLPIFGSLHHLASSPLAHRVMADLARRLDAPLMYLKLGEVSVVVATSPDAAREVMKTHDAVLATRPWNPTMKIMMADGQGVVFGRYGALWRQVRKICILELLSPRRVQSFRGIREEEVGRLVSAVTDLASTGQPVNVSERIAVLITDSAVRTMIGDRFKKREEFLQILEEGVKLVSGFTLGDLFPSSRLAGFISGTARLAHESHRKCFELMDYAIKQHEEQRAAAAAKGAVEEGEDLVEVLLRIQKEGGLEVPLTMGIIKAVILDLFSAGSETSATTLQWAMSELMRYPVVMQKAQAEVRNNLKGKPKVTEDDLANLKYLRLVIKETLRLHPPAPLLIPREAMESCKILGDPKHWADPEEFKPERFDSTTVDFKATDFEYIPFGAGRRMCPGIAFGHASMEIVLASLLYHFDWELPEGMKPSELDMVEEMGITVRRKKDLNLHAIVRVPLT, from the exons ATGGAGCAACAAGCGCACTACCTCTACCTCTTCCTGGCTCTAGTCGTCCCTCTCCTGGTCCTCAAGCTGCTCAGGAaacgcggcggcggcgatgacggcgtGCGTCTGCCGCCTGGCCCGTGGCAGCTTCCGATCTTCGGCAGCCTGCACCACCTGGCCAGCAGCCCGCTCGCGCACCGCGTAATGGCCGACCTCGCGCGCCGACTGGACGCCCCGCTCATGTACCTCAAGCTCGGTGAGGTCTCCGTGGTGGTCGCCACCTCCCCCGACGCCGCCCGCGAGGTCATGAAGACGCACGACGCCGTCCTGGCCACCCGCCCCTGGAACCCCACCATGAAGATCATGATGGCCGACGGCCAAGGCGTCGTCTTCGGCCGCTACGGCGCCCTCTGGCGGCAGGTCCGCAAGATCTGCATCCTCGAGCTCCTCAGCCCGCGCCGCGTGCAGTCCTTCCGCGGCATCCgagaggaggaggtcggccgCCTCGTGTCCGCCGTCACGGACTTGGCGTCCACCGGCCAGCCCGTCAACGTCAGCGAGCGGATCGCCGTGCTCATCACCGACTCCGCCGTGCGCACCATGATCGGGGACAGGTTCAAGAAGCGCGAGGAGTTCCTGCAGATCCTCGAGGAGGGAGTCAAGCTCGTCTCGGGGTTCACCCTCGGCGACCTCTTCCCCTCGTCGCGGCTCGCGGGCTTCATCAGCGGCACAGCGCGGCTTGCACATGAGAGCCACCGCAAGTGCTTCGAGCTCATGGATTACGCCATCAAGCAGCACGAGGAGCAGAGGGCAGCTGCGGCCGCAAAGGGCGCGGTGGAAGAGGGAGAGGACCTGGTGGAGGTGCTCTTGAGGATACAGAAGGAGGGTGGCCTCGAGGTGCCTCTCACCATGGGAATCATCAAAGCGGTTATCCTT gatttatttagTGCCGGGAGCGAGACGTCAGCGACAACTCTCCAATGGGCGATGTCGGAACTTATGAGGTACCCGGTTGTGATGCAAAAGGCACAAGCAGAAGTACGCAATAACCTCAAAGGAAAACCTAAGGTGACAGAGGATGACTTGGCCAACCTCAAATATCTCAGACTTGTCATCAAGGAGACGCTGAGACTGCATCCACCGGCCCCGTTGCTAATTCCGCGGGAGGCCATGGAGTCGTGCAAAATTCTGGG GGACCCAAAGCACTGGGCTGACCCCGAGGAGTTCAAGCCGGAGAGGTTCGATTCTACCACCGTAGACTTCAAGGCCACAGACTTTGAGTACATACCGTTTGGTGCGGGACGAAGGATGTGCCCCGGAATTGCGTTTGGACATGCCAGCATGGAGATCGTGCTCGCCTCGCTTCTCTACCACTTCGACTGGGAGCTCCCGGAAGGGATGAAGCCAAGTGAgctggatatggtggaggagatggGCATCACTGTGCGACGGAAGAAGGACCTGAACTTGCATGCTATCGTCCGCGTGCCACTGACTTGA